The following proteins are co-located in the Methanobrevibacter sp. genome:
- a CDS encoding DUF2109 domain-containing protein, producing MYVEIIGVIVLFVAVRALVTRNRAERLLYLNVIGFGVSAIIALVIDTPFALVVAAAFFICSTISANAIAYTLKRLDDEILLE from the coding sequence ATGTATGTAGAAATTATTGGAGTCATAGTTCTATTCGTAGCTGTAAGGGCTTTAGTGACAAGAAACAGGGCTGAAAGATTATTATACTTGAACGTAATAGGTTTTGGAGTTTCAGCTATTATTGCATTGGTAATTGACACACCATTTGCTCTTGTTGTTGCTGCAGCATTCTTTATATGTTCTACAATTAGTGCTAATGCGATTGCATATACCTTGAAAAGGTTAGATGACGAAATACTTTTGGAGTAG
- a CDS encoding energy-converting hydrogenase A subunit A EhaA, translating into MLNFIGNTLSFASYGSTFGLANIITISPTDIALAYIVAIVVSIVVAFALKLPLLPSKPYRYSFDVSAIYPTPIIAVGILSIFIVLNYTFMFNGLILAVVIGILSALFVKYLFDFVFPKPLDEDEGDEIDE; encoded by the coding sequence ATGTTAAATTTTATAGGAAATACCTTATCTTTTGCTTCATATGGAAGCACATTTGGACTTGCAAATATAATAACAATTAGTCCAACTGATATTGCTTTAGCTTATATTGTAGCTATTGTAGTTTCAATAGTTGTTGCATTTGCACTAAAACTTCCATTATTGCCAAGCAAACCATACAGGTATTCATTTGATGTAAGTGCGATATATCCAACTCCGATTATTGCCGTTGGTATACTTTCAATATTTATTGTATTGAACTATACTTTCATGTTTAATGGCTTGATTTTAGCGGTTGTAATCGGTATTTTATCTGCATTATTTGTGAAATACTTATTTGATTTCGTATTTCCAAAACCTCTAGATGAAGATGAAGGGGATGAGATTGATGAATGA
- a CDS encoding Coenzyme F420 hydrogenase/dehydrogenase, beta subunit C-terminal domain has product MNDGKIDGAVVIGGSHWKPSSMLVTNSKDLLNVHKMDIDSTPKSKYSISSLNALIKAGEMGFEKIAVVGLPCQVAGLRNIQYHQYIAKHGAERGWNGRPSKIPKIEYVLGLFCTEKFEYSKILDKINNLGINIDDVVKFDVKGPNFIVSTDSKDFEIKLSDIEPSPGCLMCVISMLNYLTSASVKKVHQKDIQLLLSELKKEKSSRTILTSMIMLILKK; this is encoded by the coding sequence TTGAATGACGGTAAAATCGATGGTGCTGTTGTAATTGGAGGAAGCCACTGGAAGCCTTCAAGTATGCTAGTTACAAACTCAAAAGACTTGTTGAATGTTCACAAGATGGATATTGATTCAACTCCAAAAAGTAAATACTCAATTTCTTCACTCAATGCATTGATAAAAGCAGGTGAAATGGGCTTTGAAAAGATTGCTGTTGTGGGCCTCCCATGCCAAGTTGCAGGATTGAGAAATATTCAATATCATCAATACATTGCAAAGCATGGTGCAGAGCGCGGATGGAACGGAAGACCTTCTAAAATTCCTAAAATAGAATATGTTCTAGGATTGTTTTGTACTGAAAAATTTGAATACTCAAAAATACTGGATAAGATTAACAACTTAGGAATAAACATTGATGATGTAGTCAAGTTTGATGTAAAAGGACCAAATTTTATTGTATCTACTGATAGTAAGGACTTTGAGATTAAGTTGAGTGATATTGAACCGTCTCCAGGGTGTCTTATGTGCGTGATTTCGATGCTGAATTATCTGACATCAGCTTCGGTGAAAAAGGTTCACCAAAAGGATATTCAACTGTTGTTATCAGAACTGAAAAAGGAGAAATCATCAAGGACTATTTTGACTTCAATGATTATGTTGATATTAAAGAAATAG